The genomic DNA CCTGGATGTTGTGCTCGGCGCACAGCTGCAGGTAACGCTCCAGACGCGCGGAGGAGTGCTCCGGGCCCTGCCCTTCGTAACCGTGCGGCAGCAGCATGGTCAGACCGCACAGGCGACCCCACTTGTGCTCACCGCTGGTGATGAACTGGTCGATCACCACCTGCGCACCGTTGGCGAAGTCGCCGAACTGTGCTTCCCAGATCACCAGCGCATTCGGCGTGGTGGTCGAGTAGCCGTATTCGAAGGCCAGTACCGCTTCTTCCGACAGGAAGGAGTCGTACAGGTCGAAGCGCGGCTGGCCCGGGAACAGGTTCTGCAGCGGCACGTAAGTGCTGGCATCCTTCTGGTTGTGCAACACCGCGTGGCGGTGCGAGAAGGTGCCACGGCCGATGTCCTGGCCAGTCATGCGGATCGGGTGACCTTCGAACTGCAGGGTGGCGTACGCCATGGTCTCTGCGTAACCCCAGTTGATCGGCAAGCCACCGGCCTGCATCTTCTGACGGTCTTCGTAGATCTTCGACACCTGACGCTGGACGACGAAGCCTTCCGGCAGCTCGAGGAGCTTGGCCGACAGGTCCTGCAGGGTCTTGAGGTCGAAACGGGTGTCGTGACGCGCAGTCCAGGCGTGGCCCAGGTACGGACGCCAGTCGACGAACAGCTCGCGGTTCGGCTCCTTGACCAGGCTCTTGACCACGTGCAGGCCGTTGTCCAGAGCATTGCGGTACTCGTCGATCTTGGCCTGGGCGCGCTCGGCATCGATGCGACCGGCCTGGATCAGCGCCTCGGCGTACAGCTCACGGGTGGTGCGCTGCTTGCTGATCTGCTGATACATCAGCGGCTGGGTACCGTTGGGCTCGTCGGCCTCGTTGTGGCCGCGACGACGGTAGCAGACCAGGTCGATGACCACGTCACGCTTGAACTGCATGCGGTAATCGATGGCCAGCTGGGTCACGAACAGCACCGCTTCCGGGTCATCGCCGTTCACGTGCAGGATCGGAGCCTGGATCATCTTGGCAACGTCGGTGGCGTACTCGGTGGAACGCGAGTCCAGCGGGTTGCTGATGGTGAAACCAACCTGGTTGTTGATCACGATGTGCACGGTACCGCCGGTCTTGAAACCGCGGGTCTGCGACATCTGGAAGGTTTCCATGACCACGCCCTGGCCTGCGAAGGCAGCGTCACCGTGGATCGAGATCGGCAGCACCTTGTCGCCGGCGGTATCGTTGCGGCGGTCCTGACGGGCGCGCACCGAACCTTCGACCACCGGGGAGACGATTTCCAGGTGTGACGGGTTGAACGCCATGGCCAGGTGAACTTCGCCACCGGTGGTCATCACGTTCGAGGAGAAGCCCTGGTGATACTTCACGTCACCGGAGCCCAGCTCGTTCATCTTCTTGCCTTCGAACTCGTCGAACAGCTCGCGCGGGTTCTTGCCGAAGGTGTTGACCAGCACGTTCAGACGGCCGCGGTGGGCCATGCCGATCACGACTTCCTTGGTGCCGTAGGAGCCGGACCGCTGGATCATTTCGTCCAGCATCGGGATCAGGCTTTCGCCACCCTCAAGGCCGAAACGTTTGGTCCCCGGGTACTTGGTGCCCAGGTACTTCTCGAGACCTTCACCGGCCGTCACGCGCTCAAGCAGGTGGGCCTGCACGTCGGCGGAGAAGTCCGGACGGCCGCGCACGCTTTCCAGGCGCTGCTGGAACCAGCTGCGCTGCTCGGAATCGACGATGTGGGTGAACTCGGCGCCAATGGTGCGACAATATGTCTTCTGGAGCGCCTCGACGATCTCGCGTAGGCTCGCTTCCTCTTTGCCGATGTACAGGTCGCCGGCACGGAAGGTCGTATCAAGATCGGCATTGGTCAAGCCGTAGTGATTGATCGACAGGTCTACGGGCGCAGGGCGCTGCCACAACCCCAAGGGGTCGAGCTTGGCAGCCTGATGGCCGCGCATACGATAGGCCTGGATCAGTCGCAGAACTTCAACCTGCTTCTTCTCGTGTTCACTGCTCACGCTCCCGGCAGATACCGGTTGGGCGCGGCGCTGGTTCTTTGCCAGCAGTACGAAATGGTCGCGGATTGTCGAGTGCGATACATCGGTAGCGGTGCTGCCGTCGGCGGGCAACTTCTGGAAGTAAGTGCGCCACTCTTCTGGCACAGCGTTAGGGTCGTGCAGGTAGAGCTCGTAGAGCTCTTCCACATATGCAGCGTTACCACCTGAAAGGTGGGCGCTTTCCCACATGCGCTGCATCACGCTTTCTTGCATGCTTGGTCACCCTCGGTTAGGGGACTGATCGGCGAGAGCCACAGCAAACCTGGAAAAGTCCGAACACAGCGACTGAACCACGCCACTTGGATCCTGCTGATTTTCCGGGTACCAGCCCGGAAAGCCCCTGCTGGTCTCATATCTTCATAGGTATCGAGCGCGGGCTTTGTGGGCCCTTGCTCAGGTTTTACCTCAGTGCGGGTTCACCACCCGCACCTCGGCTTACTGCAGTTACAACGCTTTGAATCAGGTGCCGCTTTGCAGCAGCATGTTACGTACGTGACCGATTGCCTTGGTAGGGTTCAGACCCTTCGGGCAAACGTTGACGCAGTTCATGATCCCGCGGCAGCGGAAGACGCTGAACGGGTCATCCAGGGACGCCAGGCGCTCCTGGGTCTTGGTATCACGGCTGTCGGCCAGGAAGCGATAGGCCTGCAGCAAGGCAGCAGGGCCCAGGAACTTGTCCGGGTTCCACCAGAACGATGGGCAGGAGGTCGAGCAGCAAGCGCACAGGATGCACTCGTACAGACCGTCCAGCTTGTCGCGATCTTCCGGCGACTGCAGACGCTCGATGGCCGGAGCCGGAGTGTCGTTCTGCAGGAACGGCTTCACCTTCTCGTACTGCTTGTAGAAGATGCTCATATCGACGACCAGGTCACGAATGACCGGCAGGCCAGGCAGCGGGCGCAGAACCAGCTTGTTACCCTTGACCACACCGGACAGCGGCGTGATGCAGGCCAGGCCGTTCTTGCCGTTCATGTTCATGCCATCGGAACCGCAAACGCCTTCACGGCAGGAGCGACGGTACGAGAAGCCCTCGTCCTTCTCCTTGATCAGCGCCAGCACGTCCAGCACCATCAGGTCTTTGCCGCCGGTATCGACGTCGAACGACTCCATCTTGGGCGCCGAGTCGGTATCCGGGTTGTAGCGATAAACTTCGACTTTCAACATAGCAGTCACCCTCAATAAGTCCGGACTTTTGGTTCGAAGGCTGGAACAGTCTTCGGCGCAAAGTTGACGCCACGCTTGGCCACGCGCTTCTCACCCGGGTAGTACAGGGTGTGGCACAGCCAGTTTTCGTCGTCACGGTCTTCGAAGTCTTCACGGGCGTGAGCGCCGCGGGACTCTTTACGGGCTTCGGCCGCGATGGCGGTAGCTTC from Pseudomonas putida includes the following:
- a CDS encoding succinate dehydrogenase iron-sulfur subunit — its product is MLKVEVYRYNPDTDSAPKMESFDVDTGGKDLMVLDVLALIKEKDEGFSYRRSCREGVCGSDGMNMNGKNGLACITPLSGVVKGNKLVLRPLPGLPVIRDLVVDMSIFYKQYEKVKPFLQNDTPAPAIERLQSPEDRDKLDGLYECILCACCSTSCPSFWWNPDKFLGPAALLQAYRFLADSRDTKTQERLASLDDPFSVFRCRGIMNCVNVCPKGLNPTKAIGHVRNMLLQSGT
- a CDS encoding 2-oxoglutarate dehydrogenase E1 component, with the translated sequence MQESVMQRMWESAHLSGGNAAYVEELYELYLHDPNAVPEEWRTYFQKLPADGSTATDVSHSTIRDHFVLLAKNQRRAQPVSAGSVSSEHEKKQVEVLRLIQAYRMRGHQAAKLDPLGLWQRPAPVDLSINHYGLTNADLDTTFRAGDLYIGKEEASLREIVEALQKTYCRTIGAEFTHIVDSEQRSWFQQRLESVRGRPDFSADVQAHLLERVTAGEGLEKYLGTKYPGTKRFGLEGGESLIPMLDEMIQRSGSYGTKEVVIGMAHRGRLNVLVNTFGKNPRELFDEFEGKKMNELGSGDVKYHQGFSSNVMTTGGEVHLAMAFNPSHLEIVSPVVEGSVRARQDRRNDTAGDKVLPISIHGDAAFAGQGVVMETFQMSQTRGFKTGGTVHIVINNQVGFTISNPLDSRSTEYATDVAKMIQAPILHVNGDDPEAVLFVTQLAIDYRMQFKRDVVIDLVCYRRRGHNEADEPNGTQPLMYQQISKQRTTRELYAEALIQAGRIDAERAQAKIDEYRNALDNGLHVVKSLVKEPNRELFVDWRPYLGHAWTARHDTRFDLKTLQDLSAKLLELPEGFVVQRQVSKIYEDRQKMQAGGLPINWGYAETMAYATLQFEGHPIRMTGQDIGRGTFSHRHAVLHNQKDASTYVPLQNLFPGQPRFDLYDSFLSEEAVLAFEYGYSTTTPNALVIWEAQFGDFANGAQVVIDQFITSGEHKWGRLCGLTMLLPHGYEGQGPEHSSARLERYLQLCAEHNIQVCVPTTPAQIYHLLRRQVIRPLRKPLIVLTPKSLLRHKLAVSTLEDLAEGSFQTVIPEIDTLDPAKVERLVLCGGKVYYDLLEKRRAEGREDIAIVRIEQLYPFPEDDLVDILAPYTNLKHAVWCQEEPMNQGAWYSSQHHMRRILGRHNKALVLEYAGRDASAAPACGYASKHAEQQEKLLQDAFTV